In the Burkholderiales bacterium genome, one interval contains:
- the miaA gene encoding tRNA (adenosine(37)-N6)-dimethylallyltransferase MiaA: MGPTCSGKTTIALELAQNLPCEIISVDSGQIYRHMDIGTAKPDAATLKRVPHHLINIIEPTERFSAGQFRENALRLMAEISARDRVPLLVGGTMLYFKTLREGLSELPPADPAIRAVIDAMAERAGWPALHAELTRLDPVTAARLERTDSQRIQRALEVCYLTGQPMSRVLRQTEITALPYRSISIALMPDDRAALHKRIAERFNGMLTSGLIEEAKWLRSNYALQRSMPSMRCVGYRQVWQYLDQEFGYQDLAERGIAATRQLAKRQMTWLRSMPNVESIDCFSARLPQKVLARVEQTLMQ; encoded by the coding sequence ATGGGTCCCACTTGCAGCGGTAAAACTACGATTGCGCTCGAGCTTGCGCAAAATCTGCCGTGCGAAATCATCAGCGTCGATTCGGGACAAATTTACCGACACATGGATATCGGCACTGCCAAGCCCGATGCGGCGACGCTCAAGCGCGTTCCGCATCATCTGATCAACATAATTGAGCCGACTGAGCGTTTTTCTGCAGGACAGTTCCGCGAAAATGCCTTGCGGCTGATGGCAGAAATCAGCGCACGCGACCGGGTGCCTCTTCTGGTGGGCGGCACCATGCTTTATTTCAAGACGCTGCGCGAAGGTTTGAGCGAGCTTCCGCCGGCCGATCCCGCGATACGCGCGGTAATAGATGCCATGGCGGAGCGAGCAGGATGGCCGGCATTGCACGCGGAATTGACGCGGCTCGATCCCGTGACCGCGGCACGGCTCGAGCGTACCGATTCGCAGCGCATTCAGCGTGCGCTGGAAGTCTGCTATCTTACCGGCCAACCTATGTCACGGGTACTGCGACAAACTGAAATTACGGCGCTGCCCTACCGCTCTATTTCCATCGCGCTGATGCCCGATGACCGCGCCGCCCTGCACAAGCGCATCGCCGAACGTTTCAACGGGATGCTGACTTCGGGATTAATTGAGGAAGCTAAGTGGCTACGCAGCAACTACGCATTGCAGCGCTCCATGCCTTCCATGCGCTGCGTTGGCTATCGCCAAGTGTGGCAGTACCTGGACCAGGAATTCGGTTATCAGGACCTTGCCGAAAGAGGCATTGCCGCCACCCGTCAGCTTGCGAAACGTCAAATGACATGGCTGCGCTCAATGCCGAATGTGGAATCGATCGATTGCTTTTCCGCGCGCCTGCCTCAGAAAGTACTGGCCCGCGTGGAGCAGACGTTAATGCAATAA
- the mutL gene encoding DNA mismatch repair endonuclease MutL — MSAIRILPDLLINQIAAGEVVDRPASALKELLENSLDAGAGEISVLLEQGGMKLLRVLDNGSGIAKEDLTLALARHATSKIASLDDLERVVSLGFRGEALASIAAVSKLALASRRAQDKHAWKIESSGGATRFVAPAALSRGTSVEARDLYFNTPARRKFLKSEATEFAHCEEVFKRTVLSRPDVSFSLQHNSRAQWRLPAQDASDRIRAVLGDDFAAASVAIDEYSAGLRLWGMAGLPAYSRGARDTQYFYVNRRFVRDKLLAHAIREAYHDILHHERHPAFVLFLEIDPAVVDVNVHPTKIEVRFRDARAVHQFVYHSLNKALSAPVVDHNAARAAPANPFVARDHSVQSGMNFEAAQPKALYETLFADMARSQASPINNARQDIPALGFALGQLQGTYILAQNDKGLVIVDMHAAHERVVYEKVKNALNAGTPATQPLLIPATFNADTLDVATAEEHSALLRELGFEIAPVGPNALAVRAVPAMLKNADAADLARAVLRDIREIGASSVLNERRNDLLATLACHGAVRAKRILGVEEMNALLREMETTERASQCNHGRPTWFQITMEELDKMFMRGK; from the coding sequence ATGTCCGCAATCCGTATATTACCCGATTTGCTGATTAACCAAATCGCTGCCGGCGAGGTAGTGGACCGCCCTGCTTCGGCGCTCAAGGAACTGCTCGAAAACAGCCTGGATGCGGGCGCCGGAGAAATTTCGGTGCTGCTGGAGCAAGGCGGAATGAAGCTATTGAGGGTCCTGGATAACGGCAGCGGTATCGCAAAGGAAGACTTGACCCTCGCACTGGCGCGCCATGCCACCAGCAAGATCGCTTCTCTAGATGACCTGGAGCGCGTGGTAAGCCTCGGCTTTCGCGGCGAAGCGCTCGCCAGCATTGCAGCGGTGTCAAAGCTCGCTCTGGCAAGCCGGAGAGCGCAAGACAAGCATGCGTGGAAAATCGAATCATCCGGCGGCGCAACGAGATTTGTCGCGCCGGCTGCCCTGAGCCGCGGCACGAGCGTCGAGGCGCGGGATTTGTATTTCAATACTCCGGCGCGGCGCAAATTTCTCAAAAGCGAAGCTACGGAATTCGCGCATTGCGAAGAAGTATTCAAGCGCACTGTACTAAGCCGCCCGGACGTGAGCTTTAGCCTGCAGCACAATTCGCGCGCTCAATGGCGCTTGCCGGCGCAAGATGCATCTGACCGCATTCGAGCTGTGCTGGGCGATGATTTCGCCGCAGCTTCGGTAGCGATTGACGAATACTCCGCAGGGCTGCGCTTGTGGGGAATGGCCGGCCTTCCAGCTTATTCCCGGGGTGCGCGCGATACCCAATATTTCTACGTCAACCGCCGTTTCGTGCGCGACAAGCTGCTCGCCCACGCCATTCGCGAAGCCTACCATGACATCCTGCATCATGAGCGCCACCCGGCCTTCGTGCTGTTCCTGGAAATCGATCCCGCCGTGGTTGATGTCAACGTGCATCCGACCAAAATCGAAGTGCGCTTTCGTGATGCGCGGGCCGTGCATCAGTTCGTTTACCATTCGCTCAACAAGGCCTTGTCTGCGCCGGTCGTGGATCACAACGCAGCACGAGCAGCGCCCGCCAATCCTTTTGTTGCGCGCGATCATTCAGTGCAATCCGGCATGAACTTCGAGGCTGCCCAGCCGAAAGCATTGTATGAAACCCTGTTTGCCGACATGGCGCGTTCCCAAGCGTCGCCGATAAATAATGCGCGGCAGGACATCCCTGCCCTTGGATTTGCGTTGGGGCAGTTGCAGGGAACTTACATCCTCGCCCAAAACGACAAGGGGTTGGTGATTGTGGACATGCACGCGGCTCACGAACGGGTCGTGTACGAAAAAGTAAAAAACGCGCTCAACGCCGGAACACCGGCAACGCAGCCGTTGCTGATACCCGCCACATTCAATGCGGACACGCTGGATGTCGCCACTGCTGAAGAACATAGTGCGCTGCTGCGCGAGCTCGGATTTGAAATCGCTCCTGTCGGCCCCAATGCACTGGCGGTGCGCGCGGTCCCGGCCATGCTCAAAAACGCTGATGCCGCCGATCTTGCGCGTGCGGTGCTTAGAGACATCCGCGAGATCGGTGCAAGCAGCGTGCTTAACGAGCGGCGCAACGATCTGTTGGCCACCCTCGCCTGCCACGGTGCGGTTCGCGCCAAACGAATTCTTGGCGTGGAAGAAATGAACGCTTTGCTGCGCGAAATGGAAACGACCGAGCGCGCCAGCCAGTGTAATCACGGCCGTCCAACGTGGTTCCAGATTACGATGGAAGAGCTGGACAAGATGTTCATGCGCGGCAAATGA
- a CDS encoding Re/Si-specific NAD(P)(+) transhydrogenase subunit alpha: MQIGISAETRSGEKRVAATPETVKKLTAHGHHKVLVQSGAGVAASIPDSEFAASGASVIGSAAEMYAQSEIVLKVRGPEAPELAMMRKDCVLVGLLAPQQTSQIEAYAKHGLTAFAMELLPRISRAQSMDVLSSQANIGGYKAVILAADTYQRFFPMLMTAAGTVKAAHVLVLGAGVAGLQAIATAKRLGCVIEAFDVRPAVKEQVASLGAKFVEVPLSEEEKKRAETAGGYAGEMSEDYKKRQAELIHQRAIASDIVISTALIPGRPAPVLVKENTVQSMKPGSVIVDMAVEAGGNCEASELDKIVVKHGISIIGISNLPALVAADASALYARNLLNFLGVMLDAKSGAFNINREDEIIAGTLVCMNGEVIKKT, translated from the coding sequence ATGCAGATCGGCATTTCCGCGGAGACGCGCAGCGGCGAAAAGCGTGTCGCCGCCACGCCCGAAACCGTTAAAAAACTTACTGCGCACGGCCATCATAAAGTCTTAGTGCAATCCGGTGCAGGCGTGGCAGCCAGCATTCCCGATTCAGAATTTGCCGCCAGCGGCGCCAGCGTTATCGGCAGCGCCGCCGAAATGTATGCGCAATCGGAAATCGTGCTTAAGGTGCGCGGTCCCGAAGCCCCGGAACTGGCTATGATGCGCAAGGACTGCGTGCTCGTCGGCCTGCTGGCGCCGCAGCAGACTTCGCAAATCGAGGCTTACGCCAAACACGGGCTCACTGCTTTCGCGATGGAACTCTTGCCGCGCATCTCGCGCGCGCAAAGCATGGACGTGCTTTCATCGCAGGCCAACATTGGCGGATACAAGGCGGTAATTCTCGCGGCGGATACCTACCAGCGCTTCTTTCCGATGCTCATGACCGCAGCGGGGACGGTGAAAGCCGCGCATGTGCTGGTGCTGGGGGCAGGAGTGGCGGGCCTGCAGGCCATTGCGACTGCGAAGCGCCTGGGTTGCGTGATCGAGGCGTTCGACGTGCGGCCCGCTGTCAAAGAGCAGGTGGCAAGCCTGGGCGCAAAATTTGTGGAAGTGCCCCTTTCCGAAGAAGAAAAGAAGCGGGCAGAAACTGCCGGCGGCTATGCGGGCGAAATGTCCGAGGATTATAAAAAACGCCAGGCGGAATTGATACATCAGCGCGCAATCGCGTCCGATATTGTGATTAGCACTGCCCTGATACCGGGCAGACCCGCGCCGGTGCTGGTGAAAGAGAACACCGTGCAGTCCATGAAACCCGGCTCGGTGATTGTAGACATGGCGGTGGAAGCCGGCGGCAATTGCGAGGCTTCCGAGCTGGACAAAATTGTGGTGAAACACGGAATCAGTATTATCGGCATCTCAAATCTGCCGGCGCTGGTGGCGGCGGATGCCAGCGCCCTTTACGCGCGCAACCTGCTTAATTTCCTGGGCGTCATGCTGGATGCAAAAAGCGGCGCATTCAACATCAACCGCGAGGACGAAATAATTGCGGGCACGCTGGTATGCATGAACGGCGAAGTGATTAAAAAAACGTGA
- a CDS encoding cation-translocating P-type ATPase produces the protein MALSENRASLPNLTERARHGSTIPLLQYGNAEAREVAFTWLEAARIALVALSAAAVWLRLWEPFGKLSLIGLLGVIIGGWPIFREAAQNIAARRMTMELSMTVAIVAAAAISEFFTALIITLFVLVAEVLEGMTVSHGRKAIRNLLDFLPRSVLVRRAGTLQQVDADVLQVGDAVLVNPGGHIPVDGTVIGGHSFVDQARITGESLPVEKSAGATVYAGSINQSGALEIRAARIGRDTSYGKIIEAVEEAERSRAPVQRLADRLAGYLVYFALGAAALTFVITHDIYSTISVVIVAGACGIAAGTPLAILGAIGAAARLGAIVKGGLYLELLGRVDTVVLDKTGTLTFGCPAVQAIIPCPGVARGAIIGIAAAAELRSEHPIGKTIVAFAQTLGEIIVEPERFEYFPGQGIVASVSGEVALVGNRALLQSHGIAAPRDLLATHEGASEVLVAREGKLLGAIAVADTVRPEARQAMQEIDRMGIRTMLFTGDNQTVADAVAQSLGIKEVAFELLPEDKRARVKSLVAAGSTVAMVGDGINDAPALSEASVGVAMGSGTDVTRESADVVLLGNDLVKFVETLAIAKRTRKIIWQNFAGTILVDAVGISLAAFGMLNPLFAAFIHVASELTFILNSARLLPVVDSATGWARMRRNIVLPNNS, from the coding sequence ATGGCATTGAGCGAGAACCGCGCTTCATTGCCCAACCTCACCGAGCGAGCACGACACGGCAGCACGATTCCATTGCTGCAGTATGGAAATGCAGAGGCCCGCGAAGTGGCTTTCACATGGCTTGAAGCGGCGCGAATCGCCCTGGTCGCTTTGAGCGCTGCAGCGGTCTGGCTCCGGCTCTGGGAGCCCTTCGGCAAACTGAGCCTGATCGGTTTACTTGGCGTGATTATCGGCGGCTGGCCGATTTTCCGGGAGGCGGCCCAAAACATTGCGGCGCGCCGCATGACCATGGAGCTATCCATGACCGTCGCTATTGTTGCGGCAGCGGCTATTTCGGAATTTTTTACCGCCCTGATCATTACCTTATTTGTGCTTGTCGCCGAGGTGCTGGAGGGCATGACGGTATCGCACGGCAGAAAAGCGATCCGCAATCTGCTTGATTTTCTGCCGCGCTCGGTTTTGGTTCGCCGCGCAGGCACGCTGCAACAGGTGGACGCGGACGTTCTCCAAGTCGGTGATGCGGTTCTGGTCAATCCGGGCGGGCACATTCCGGTGGACGGCACAGTCATCGGCGGCCATTCTTTTGTCGATCAGGCGCGCATAACGGGCGAGTCGCTTCCGGTAGAGAAAAGCGCAGGAGCGACCGTTTACGCCGGATCGATCAATCAATCCGGTGCTCTGGAGATCCGCGCAGCGCGCATTGGCCGCGACACGAGCTACGGCAAGATCATTGAAGCGGTTGAAGAAGCGGAGCGCTCCCGCGCTCCGGTACAACGTCTAGCCGATCGGCTGGCGGGTTACCTCGTCTACTTTGCGCTGGGCGCCGCGGCGCTCACCTTTGTCATCACTCACGATATCTACTCCACGATCTCAGTGGTGATTGTCGCCGGCGCGTGCGGCATCGCCGCCGGCACGCCGCTCGCAATACTCGGTGCGATTGGCGCAGCGGCGCGCCTCGGCGCAATTGTCAAGGGCGGGCTGTACCTGGAACTGCTGGGGCGAGTGGATACGGTGGTGCTCGATAAAACCGGCACGCTCACTTTCGGCTGTCCCGCTGTGCAGGCGATCATTCCCTGTCCGGGCGTCGCGCGCGGCGCAATAATTGGGATTGCCGCCGCCGCGGAACTGCGTTCGGAACACCCCATCGGCAAAACCATCGTGGCATTCGCGCAGACGTTGGGCGAAATCATCGTCGAGCCCGAGCGTTTCGAATATTTTCCGGGCCAGGGAATCGTTGCGTCCGTCTCGGGCGAAGTGGCACTTGTCGGCAACCGCGCATTGCTGCAGAGCCATGGCATCGCCGCGCCGCGGGATCTGCTCGCGACGCATGAGGGCGCCTCCGAGGTGCTTGTCGCGCGGGAAGGAAAGCTGCTGGGTGCCATCGCCGTCGCTGACACGGTGCGACCCGAGGCGCGCCAAGCGATGCAAGAAATCGACCGCATGGGCATACGAACAATGTTGTTCACGGGTGATAACCAAACAGTCGCTGACGCAGTAGCGCAAAGTCTTGGCATTAAAGAAGTAGCGTTCGAGCTATTGCCGGAAGACAAACGTGCCCGCGTTAAGAGTCTCGTAGCGGCCGGCTCGACCGTCGCGATGGTGGGAGACGGAATCAACGACGCGCCAGCGCTAAGCGAGGCGAGCGTCGGCGTGGCGATGGGGTCGGGCACGGACGTAACGCGGGAAAGCGCGGATGTTGTTTTGCTGGGTAACGATCTGGTGAAATTCGTCGAGACTTTGGCAATCGCAAAACGCACCCGCAAAATCATCTGGCAGAACTTCGCCGGCACGATCCTGGTGGACGCTGTCGGCATCAGTCTCGCAGCGTTCGGAATGTTAAATCCCCTCTTCGCAGCGTTCATCCACGTGGCTTCAGAACTGACGTTTATCCTCAACTCTGCGCGGCTGCTGCCCGTAGTCGACTCAGCGACAGGCTGGGCGAGAATGCGAAGAAACATAGTCTTGCCTAACAACTCATGA
- a CDS encoding NAD(P)(+) transhydrogenase (Re/Si-specific) subunit beta, with protein sequence MSINQVALTYLIASVFFILALKGLSSPVAARRGNLFGMVGMVMAVLTTLAVTRGVPYILMAIAAGGTVGAIVARRVHMTQMPELVAAMHSLVGLAAVLIAIAAINNPAAFNIPVPLPRGNRMELFIGTFVGAITFSGSVIAFGKLSGKLSGAPVVFKGQHWLNLILAIVMIGFGLAFYFAAPDSQWPPYIVMAAIAFLLGFLIIIPIGGADMPVVISMLNSYSGWAAAGIGFSLNNNMLIISGSLVGSSGAILSYIMCKAMNRSFFSVILGGFGAAEGATAAGAQNRTVKSGSPEDAAFLMANAESVIIVPGYGLAVARAQHAVKEMAEKLRSKGVNVRYAIHPVAGRMPGHMNVLLAEAEVPYDQVFEMDDINNEFGTTDVALILGANDVVNPAAKTPGSAIFGMPILEAYKARTVLVNKRSMATGYAGLDNELFYMDKTMMVFGDAKKVVEDITKAI encoded by the coding sequence ATGAGCATCAATCAAGTCGCACTCACCTACCTAATCGCCTCGGTGTTTTTCATCTTGGCGTTGAAAGGCCTGTCGTCTCCGGTGGCGGCGCGGCGCGGCAACCTTTTCGGCATGGTTGGAATGGTAATGGCGGTGTTGACGACGCTGGCCGTTACCCGTGGCGTGCCGTACATACTTATGGCAATCGCGGCGGGCGGCACGGTGGGCGCGATTGTCGCCAGGCGGGTGCACATGACCCAAATGCCTGAGCTGGTTGCGGCAATGCACTCCCTGGTTGGATTGGCCGCGGTACTCATCGCAATTGCGGCAATCAACAATCCCGCTGCGTTCAACATTCCGGTGCCGCTGCCCCGGGGCAACCGCATGGAGCTATTCATCGGCACGTTTGTCGGCGCCATCACGTTCTCCGGCTCGGTCATCGCGTTCGGCAAACTCTCCGGCAAGCTTTCCGGCGCCCCGGTGGTATTCAAGGGCCAGCACTGGCTCAACCTGATTCTCGCGATCGTCATGATAGGCTTCGGCCTCGCTTTCTATTTCGCCGCGCCCGACTCGCAGTGGCCGCCATACATTGTAATGGCGGCGATCGCGTTCTTGCTGGGATTCCTGATTATCATCCCCATTGGCGGCGCCGACATGCCGGTGGTGATTTCCATGCTGAATTCCTATTCGGGATGGGCGGCGGCGGGAATCGGTTTTTCGCTTAACAACAACATGCTGATTATTTCCGGGTCATTGGTCGGATCGAGCGGTGCGATCCTGTCGTACATCATGTGCAAGGCGATGAATCGCTCATTCTTCAGCGTCATTCTCGGCGGGTTTGGCGCCGCGGAAGGCGCAACAGCGGCAGGAGCACAAAACAGGACCGTGAAAAGCGGCAGCCCTGAAGATGCCGCTTTCCTGATGGCCAACGCCGAATCGGTCATCATCGTGCCGGGATACGGCTTAGCGGTAGCACGCGCCCAGCACGCAGTAAAGGAAATGGCCGAGAAATTGCGCTCCAAAGGAGTCAACGTGCGCTACGCAATTCATCCAGTTGCGGGGCGCATGCCTGGACACATGAACGTGCTGCTGGCCGAAGCCGAGGTGCCTTATGACCAAGTATTCGAAATGGATGACATCAACAACGAATTCGGCACCACTGACGTGGCGCTTATCCTGGGCGCCAACGACGTAGTCAATCCGGCGGCGAAAACGCCGGGCAGCGCGATTTTCGGAATGCCAATACTCGAAGCATACAAAGCGCGCACGGTTCTGGTTAATAAGCGCTCGATGGCGACAGGCTATGCGGGGTTGGATAACGAGCTTTTCTACATGGACAAGACGATGATGGTGTTTGGGGACGCAAAGAAAGTAGTCGAGGATATTACAAAGGCAATTTAG
- a CDS encoding NAD(P) transhydrogenase subunit alpha, with amino-acid sequence MTGTIDPTIINITVFVLAVFVGYHVIWNVTPALHTPLMSVTNAISGVIIVGAILAAGPTEFDFGMIVGFVAVALASVNVFGGFLVTQRMLEMFKKKAPKKE; translated from the coding sequence ATGACCGGAACCATCGACCCAACCATTATCAATATTACAGTATTCGTGCTGGCGGTATTCGTTGGCTACCACGTGATCTGGAATGTCACTCCGGCGCTGCATACGCCATTGATGTCGGTGACGAACGCGATTTCCGGAGTCATCATCGTCGGCGCCATTCTCGCTGCGGGTCCAACCGAATTCGATTTCGGCATGATCGTCGGTTTCGTGGCGGTGGCGCTGGCCTCGGTAAATGTTTTCGGCGGCTTTCTGGTGACGCAGCGCATGCTGGAAATGTTCAAGAAAAAGGCCCCCAAAAAAGAATAA